A stretch of the Triplophysa dalaica isolate WHDGS20190420 chromosome 19, ASM1584641v1, whole genome shotgun sequence genome encodes the following:
- the wdr55 gene encoding WD repeat-containing protein 55 — MATPSEHEDSCEEETAEEPKAPKIRQTPEDIKLEAIAITLAFHPSQDILAAGDIDGDIYLYSYSCTEGENKELWSSGHHLKSCRKVLFSSDGQKLFSVSKDKAVHIMDVEAGKLVTRIPKAHKVAINALLLVDENIFATGDDGGTLKIWDLRKGTSFMDLKQHEDYISDIAVDQAKKILLTSSGDGTLGVLNIKRRRFELLSEIQIGDLTSVSIMKRGRKVVCGSTEGSLHIFNWDGFGATSDCFDIQAESVDCIVPITESLLCAASMDGVIRVVSILPNRVVGSIGQHVGEPIEEITPSRDTQFLASCAHDQLIKFWDISSVPDIKVNDYRRRKKKDGRLKALSNKAFDTGQNFFAGLLDTNEEKDKEEEDDEEDDDSDSGSD, encoded by the exons ATGGCGACTCCCTCAGAGCACGAGGATTCATGTGAA GAGGAGACTGCAGAAGAACCTAAAGCACCAAAGATACGACAAACACCAGAAGACATCAAACTAGAGGCGATTGCCATCACACTCGCTTTCCATCCCAGCCAAGACATCCTTGCAGCCGGAGATATCGATGGAGATATATACTT ATATTCATACTCGTGCACTGAAGGAGAGAATAAAGAGCTGTGGTCATCAGGACATCACCTCAAATCCTGCAGGAAAGTGCTTTTCTCCAGCGATGGACAGA AATTATTCAGCGTTTCCAAAGACAAGGCAGTTCACATTATGGATGTGGAGGCTGGAAAACTGGTGACACGCATCCCGAAAGCTCACAA GGTCGCCATCAATGCCCTGCTGTTGGTGGATGAGAATATATTCGCTACAGGGGACGATGGGGGAACGCTGAAGATTTGGGACCTGAGGAAAGGAACATCATTCATGGATCTGAAGCAACATGAAGATTATATCAGTGATATCGCTGTTGACCAGGCCAAGAAGATATTGCTTACATCCAG CGGTGATGGAACTTTAGGTGTATTGAATATTAAGAGACGGCGATTTGAACTGCTTTCAGAAATCCAAATTGGAGATCTGACCTCCGTTTCAATAATGAAA AGAGGTCGTAAGGTTGTGTGTGGCTCCACCGAGGGCTCTTTACACATCTTCAACTGGGATGGTTTTGGGGCCACCAGTGACTGTTTTGATATTCAGGCAGAGTCTGTGGATTGTATCGTTCCTATTACAGAGAGTTTACTGTGTGCTGCCTCTATGGACGGTGTTATCAG AGTTGTTAGTATTCTACCCAACCGTGTGGTGGGCAGTATCGGACAACACGTCGGTGAGCCCATCGAGGAGATCACACCCTCGAGAGACACACAGTTTCTGGCCAGCTGTGCTCATGACCAGCTGATCAAATTCTGGGACATCTCCAGCGTTCCTGACATAAAGGTGAATGATTATCGGCGTAGAAAGAAGAAAGATGGACGCCTCAAAGCTTTAAGTAATAAAGCTTTTGATACCGGACAGAATTTCTTTGCTGGACTGTTGGACACAAATGAGGAAAAAGAtaaagaagaggaagatgatgagGAGGACGATGACAGTGACAGTGGAAGCGATTGA
- the LOC130408076 gene encoding 15-hydroxyprostaglandin dehydrogenase [NAD(+)]-like — protein MDLEDKVALVTGGAQGLGRSFVEILLKNGAKVAIIDVNESLGKELKVTLNQEYGPDRTEFYTADVTSEEQFKGVFQKVVEKYGQIDIVCNNAGIVNENDWEKAIAINLGGVVRGTYLALDHMKKDKGGKGGVIVNVASLAGLGPLFPTPVYTATKHGVVGFTRAMAGVSTVANHGVRINILCPGFVNTNLVTLFSSEEHVGRFSHLRNLSEKIMEQYGVMETDNVAKAFLVLVKDETKNGEALMVHVDGAAFYSFPKQVKDFPSTKVDL, from the exons ATGGATTTGGAAGATAAAGTGGCTCTGGTGACCGGAGGAGCTCAGGGTTTGGGAAGAAGCTTTGTCGAAATACTCCTTAAAAATGGTGCAAAG gtGGCTATCATTGACGTAAATGAATCACTGGGAAAGGAGTTAAAGGTCACACTTAACCAAGAATATGGACCAGACAGGACTGAATTTTACACTGCTGATGTCACATCAGAGGAGCAATTTAAAG GagtttttcaaaaagttgtGGAAAAATACGGCCAAATAGACATTGTGTGCAATAATGCAGGAATCGTCAATGAAAATGACTGGGAGAAAGCTATTGCAATAAATCTG GGTGGAGTGGTCAGAGGAACCTATCTGGCTCTAGATCATATGAAGAAGGATAAAGGTGGAAAGGGAGGAGTCATTGTCAATGTTGCATCTTTGGCAG GTCTAGGGCCTCTGTTTCCAACGCCCGTCTACACAGCGACTAAACATGGTGTGGTGGGGTTCACCCGGGCCATGGCT GGAGTTTCCACTGTGGCCAATCACGGAGTGCGGATCAACATCCTCTGTCCAGGTTTTGTGAACACAAACCTTGTGACCTTATTTAGTTCAGAGGAGCACGTCGGAAGGTTTTCACACTTGAGGAATTTGTCGGAGAAGATTATGGAACAGTACGGCGTTATGGA GACTGATAACGTGGCCAAGGCCTTTCTTGTTCTTGTGAAAGATGAGACCAAGAATGGAGAAGCTCTGATGGTTCACGTTGATGGTGCTGCGTTTTATTCTTTCCCTAAACAAGTCAAGGATTTCCCATCTACTAAAGTCGACCTATAG